One Trichoderma atroviride chromosome 7, complete sequence DNA segment encodes these proteins:
- a CDS encoding uncharacterized protein (BUSCO:EOG092D2806) encodes MPPQLRGFGGGPGVGAPFHQPGFPSHGQPQGGPLGANQYLNANAQLNPFTPNNINSFNAAALNGAGGFPDTGFGSQSARMGFAHGPGAAALQQQQQQQQHGGQMQHNSLMDHPTMRPQPSNKGRIREVWKHNLEEEMAVLRDIIDKYPYIAMDTEFPGVVSRPMGGFRGKSDYHYQCLRTNVDMLKVIQIGITLFNEDGETPPARPGPELGLSAATRRHIGQGPFPYSWQFNFKFSLQDDMYNEKSIESLQQAGIDFKALEQNGIDPHQFASLLIPSGLVCFDNVRWISFHGGYDFGYLTKLLICMPLPNDEIDFDHKMKLYFPMTYDVKHLMKYAIKLHNSGMLTPSDPGTTEILQKFEHKSGLENIAETLKVKRIGSAHQAGSDSLLTGKVFFQMRDRIFNGEIPDDHLGKVWGLGIPDVGLPMSMMGQGDQNGNTPSTPNTGPAHLVTTPAQQGHNTNGLPTMGGPMTPGGGGGVFGSFAFGGNSR; translated from the exons ATGCCGCCACAGCTCCGAGGGTTCGGCGGCGGACCCGGCGTCGGCGCGCCTTTCCACCAGCCTGGGTTCCCTTCTCACGGCCAGCCGCAGGGAGGGCCTCTGGGGGCCAACCAATATCTCAATGCCAACGCCCAACTGAATCCCTTCACGCCGAACAACATCAACTCCTTCAACGCTGCTGCCCTCAATGGCGCCGGCGGCTTCCCAGACACGGGCTTTGGCAGCCAGAGCGCAAGGATGGGGTTTGCGCATGGGCCGGGCGCCGCTGCTctacaacagcagcagcaacagcagcagcacggtGGCCAAATGCAGCACAATTCCTTGATGGACCATCCCACAATGCGGCCGCAGCCATCAAATAAGGGCAGGATACGCGAAGTCTGGAAACATAACctggaagaggagatggctgTGCTGAGAGATATTATTGACAAATACCCCTACATTGCTATG GACACGGAGTTTCCTGGTGTCGTATCAAGACCTATGGGTGGTTTCAGAGGAAAGAGCGACTATCATTACCAGTGTCTACGAACAAACGTCGACATGTTGAAAGTTATCCAGATCGGCATCACATTATTCAACGAGGACGGTGAGACGCCACCGGCGCGGCCTGGCCCGGAGCTGGGACTCAGTGCAGCAACAAGGCGGCATATTGGGCAAGGACCATTCCCTTACTCATGGCAGTTCAACTTCAAATTCTCTTTACAAGACGACATGTACAATGAGAAATCGATTGAATCTCTTCAGCAGGCTGGCATCGACTTCAAGGCCCTCGAGCAAAACGGTATTGACCCCCACCAGTTCGCCTCCCTATTAATACCGTCCGGCCTGGTATGTTTCGATAACGTCCGGTGGATATCCTTCCACGGCGGCTACGACTTTGGCTACCTCACAAAGCTGCTCATCTGCATGCCCCTTCCAAACGACGAGATCGACTTTGACCACAAGATGAAGCTGTATTTCCCCATGACGTACGATGTAAAGCATCTGATGAAGTATGCCATCAAGCTTCACAACTCAGGGATGCTTACTCCCAGCGATCCTGGTACCACTGAAATCTTGCAAAAATTCGAGCACAAGTCTGGCCTGGAGAATATTGCAGAGACTTTGAAGGTTAAGCGAATCGGGTCTGCTCACCAGGCTGGTTCAGACTCTCTCCTTACTGGCAAGGTGTTTTTCCAGATGCGCGACCGCATCTTCAACGGCGAGATTCCCGATGATCATCTCGGCAAAGTCTGGGGACTTGGCATCCCTGATGTCGGATTGCCCATGTCGATGATGGGCCAGGGCGACCAGAACGGAAACACTCCCAGCACTCCGAATACGGGCCCTGCGCATCTTGTGACAACCCCGGCCCAACAGGGCCATAATACAAACGGCCTGCCTACAATGGGAGGACCGATGACAcctggaggcggaggcggcgtcTTTGGTAGCTTTGCATTTGGAGGAAACAGCAGATAG
- a CDS encoding uncharacterized protein (EggNog:ENOG41) yields the protein MLPGSGTMGSSTATPGQGYEQTQTPPLSPSSSLAPDSPSTPRATPSSRPNSSRLVVDRRDALFNVGPASPPKQHSPLRQSTSISYQDCAGRPDLSQFVKPRHNPKLQRGHSRSRSEFSTTTTSSNIPLPVGQAPGAQPEASLSTDSLHSENPTSTFATRRTSFGEVGQDRRVTNLSDCNRPNTASSSSSSSSSPRNSALSFITSKMPAIKALAPAPVVVPQSDELIGLNIETSLFPKGNSPDGQTFSPAAFMNLQQTATGLLKKYQTAYKRQATTIQEMLAEKEATDDEKAEADTRTRHLKMQLEGMAQKLAETESEMQTLMEELNKEKRLRMEERAAARDKFLTPSEGSISEDLCVEEDQQRRRGWRRSGETSKTDFSFETDEDSVEAASIFSRPRSPTNTALSIISDVEGPAPSGPPSRTSTFGPNRPVRNSQPPQLTTFQKLFKIDPDRDIKGCRNCQGQDASIAWDTVGLLKAENKTLKERVSELEEAVEEVLDVVNGVGQ from the coding sequence ATGCTCCCAGGTAGTGGTACAATGGGCAGCTCGACAGCAACCCCCGGCCAGGGGTATGAGCAGACTCAAactcctcctctctcaccGAGCTCAAGCTTGGCCCCAGACTCTCCATCGACACCTCGAGCAACCCCGAGCTCTCGTCCCAATTCTTctcgcctcgtcgtcgaccGAAGAGACGCCCTGTTCAATGTGGGACCTGCCTCTCCTCCGAAACAACATTCTCCTCTCCGTCAATCTACCAGCATCTCCTATCAAGACTGCGCTGGACGTCCAGACTTGTCGCAATTTGTGAAGCCGAGGCATAATCCCAAGCTTCAGAGAGGCCACTCGAGGTCCAGATCAGAATTTTCCACCACTACCACCAGTAGCAACATTCCTTTACCAGTAGGGCAAGCCCCCGGAGCGCAACCAGAAGCATCACTCTCGACAGACTCTTTGCATTCCGAAAATCCGACTTCGACTTTTGCGACGCGTCGTACCTCTTTTGGAGAAGTCGGTCAAGACAGACGCGTGACGAATCTGAGCGATTGCAACAGGCCCAAtaccgcttcttcttcttcttcttcttcttcgtctcctcgCAACTCCGCGCTCTCCTTCATCACCTCCAAGATGCCGGCCATCAAAGCACTCGCCCCTGCGCCCGTCGTGGTGCCGCAAAGCGACGAGCTCATTGGCCTCAACATTGAAACGTCGCTCTTTCCCAAGGGTAACTCTCCGGACGGGCAAACTTTTTCGCCCGCAGCTTTTATGAATCTGCAGCAGACGGCAACCGGCCTGCTCAAGAAGTACCAAACTGCCTACAAGCGCCAGGCCACCACGATCCAGGAAATGCTGGCCGAAAAGGAGGCTACGGATGacgaaaaggccgaggccgacacCAGGACGCGACATCTCAAGATGCAGCTGGAGGGCATGGCTCAGAAGCTAGCAGAAACCGAGAGCGAGATGCAGACGCTAATGGAAGAATtaaacaaggagaagaggttgaggatGGAAGAGCGAGCAGCTGCCAGAGATAAATTTTTGACGCCATCCGAAGGATCGATTTCGGAAGACCTCTGCGTCGAAGAAGACCAACAACGCAGACGCGGATGGAGGCGAAGCGGTGAGACCTCCAAGACCGATTTCAGTTTCGAGACGGACGAAGATAGCGTCGAAGCCGCCAGCATCTTCTCTCGTCCTCGCAGCCCTACCAACACGGCGCTAAGCATCATCTCGGACGTAGAGGGTCCCGCTCCGTCCGGACCTCCATCACGGACCTCGACATTTGGACCCAACCGACCAGTCCGCAACTCCCAACCGCCACAGCTGACCACTTTCCAGAAGCTGTTCAAGATAGATCCCGACAGGGACATCAAGGGATGTCGCAACTGCCAGGGCCAGGACGCCAGCATCGCCTGGGACACCGTGGGCCTCCTTAAAGCCGAGAACAAGACCCTCAAGGAGAGAGTCAGCGAGCTCGAGGAAGCTGTCGAAGAGGTGCTGGACGTTGTCAACGGCGTTGGGCAATAG
- a CDS encoding uncharacterized protein (EggNog:ENOG41~TransMembrane:4 (i20-47o67-91i103-123o172-200i)) — MSPTTKHARRRFRHLSSHLLIYFVLAWSAANLILVLFSTVAFIAARIRVSRGPCQQLGVGCDFTRWGFYLFAALSAAISSATAGLMALHTLLRPRNSSLDPVWVFRGVFFTLMPLMTMVYIGWSTPDKPPGILRFPRRQLDVFDADVPEQLPLRGIGGAFILEVMDPWKETIPAFVVIHINLFLGALLAGYSTAICHAIVPLRPRASASGHRRSKSLVLPPVA; from the exons ATGTCACCAACCACCAAACACGCCCGAAGACGCTTCCGCCACCTCTCCAGCCACCTCCTCATCTACTTCGTCCTCGCTTGGTCCGCCGCAaacctcatcctcgtcctcttctccaccGTCGCCTTCATCGCCGCCCGCATCCGCGTCTCCCGCGGCCCCTGCCAGCAACTCGGCGTCGGCTGCGACTTCACCCGCTGGGGCTTCTACCTCTTCGCCGCCCTCAGcgccgccatcagctccgccaccgccggcCTCATGGCCCTCCacacgctgctgcggccCCGGAACTCGTCGCTCGATCCCGTCTGGGTCTTCCgcggcgtcttcttcaccctcaTGCCCCTCATGACCATGGTGTATATCGGCTGGAGCACCCCGGACAAGCCGCCTGGCATTCTCAGGTTTCCTCGTCGGCAGCTCGACGTCTTTGATGCAGATGTCCCGGAACAGCTCCCGCTGCGTGGCATTGGCGGTGCCTTTATCTTGGAAGTGATGGACCCCTGGAAGGAGACAATTCCGGCCTTTGTCGTGATCCATATCAACTT GTTTCTTGGTGCCCTGCTCGCCGGATACTCTACCGCAATCTGCCACGCAATCGTTCCTCTGCGGCCTCGTGCTTCTGCATCTGGCCATCGGCGAAGTAAAAGTCTCGTCCTTCCGCCAGTCGCATGA
- a CDS encoding uncharacterized protein (EggNog:ENOG41): MASRSGSESNSYPRLPRVENEQLIPALSPPLPPQRTLNTPRVRESLPAPPRALSRLHWSSYTAARRAERIRNLNEQADRRAEERERQLERLTGISLRRYPQPRSFGGPQTPNIEELGRSLSRANSSLRTLLDQPDPTLTSLPQPLRPHEFTDDNRRNKRRKLDSDRMGSGGPKAFRYGRYGQVDPGQLRMEIVSCDGGMFSNHSSYAAENILKDDNSVYCTKGNRCNIILQHQGGTVFTLQELIIKAPCATNFSHPVREGMIFITMDQDDILNRTAQYQIQYGQTARDRTRTGEANNALILEQEPRHIISIQHHDDGTTSTRARRSYVYRTDDDEGRPDMPEEFSREIAGFRVTTECSDEEDDDEDGYDGTRLHRTPNRIGSLPFETLESDADDIILPFSPQDPLDDHLLHHSRRHNIIHRPRGRDDDHDHDQDHDHDLINAPSASLSEAMDAHANATQEAIRAVGLGGSLLSPHARFYIEKKKSKCTIKFEPPVSARYILLKMWSSSHDPTSNIDVQSVIAQGFAGPRYFPSVELR, from the exons ATGGCGTCAAGATCGGGCTCGGAATCCAACTCCTACCCGCGGCTGCCTCGAGTCGAAAACGAACAACTCATCCCAGCCTTGTCTCCGCCGCTGCCTCCTCAACGGACCCTAAACACCCCTCGAGTCCGCGAGAGCCTCCCGGCACCGCCCCGTGCGCTGTCCCGTCTTCACTGGTCGTCGTACACTGCAGCCCGGAGAGCCGAGCGGATTCGAAACCTCAACGAGCAGGCTGACCGTCGCGCCGAAGAGAGGGAGCGTCAGCTAGAGCGCCTTACGGGCATTTCACTGCGACGCTATCCTCAGCCGCGTAGCTTTGGCGGTCCCCAGACGCCCAATATCGAAGAGCTGGGTCGGTCCCTCAGTCGAGCAAACTCCAGCCTTAGAACGTTATTGGATCAGCCAGATCCCACCCTCACTTCACTTCCCCAACCTCTGCGGCCCCATGAGTTCACAGACGACAATCGCCGGAATAAACGCCGGAAACTCGACTCGGACAGAATGGGGTCCGGCGGGCCCAAGGCCTTTCGCTATGGTAGGTATGGGCAAGTAGACCCGGGCCAGCTGCGGATGGAGATTGTGAGCTGTGACGGTGGCATGTTCTCGAACCATTCATCATACGCGGCCGAGAATATTCTCAAAGACGACAATTCGGTATACTGCACCAAGGGAAACAGATGTAATATCATTCTGCAGCACCAGGGCGGGACGGTATTCACACTCCAGGAGCTGATTATCAAGGCACCCTGCGCCACCAACTTTTCGCATCC TGTTCGCGAGGGCATGATTTTCATCACCATGGATCAAGACGATATACTTAATCGGACAGCTCAGTACCAAATCCAGTACGGCCAAACAGCTAGAGACCGGACAAGGACGGGAGAAGCGAACAATGCGCTGATCCTAGAGCAAGAGCCTCGCCATATCATTTCTATCCAGCAccatgatgatggcaccACAAGCACAAGGGCCAGGAGATCTTACGTCTATCGAaccgatgacgatgaaggtCGCCCTGACATGCCCGAGGAGTTTAGTAGGGAAATTGCTGGTTTTCGCGTTACTACAGAAtgcagcgatgaagaagacgatgatgaagatggctaTGATGGAACACGGCTTCACCGGACCCCGAATCGCATTGGCTCTCTACCTTTTGAGACTCTAGAGTCTGATGCAGACGATATTATCCTGCCCTTCAGCCCCCAAGATCCCTTGGAcgaccatcttcttcatcacagCCGCCGGCATAACATTATTCATCGACCTAGAGGTAGAGATGACGACCACGACCACGACCAGGATCATGATCATGATCTAATCAATGCGCCAAGCGCCTCTCTCTCCGAGGCAATGGATGCCCATGCCAACGCCACTCAAGAAGCCATCCGTGCCGTCGGTCTCGGCGGCAGCTTGCTTTCTCCCCATGCGCGTTTTTAtatcgagaagaagaagagcaagtgCACCATCAAGTTTGAGCCACCTGTTTCTGCCCGCTACATTCTTCTCAAAATGTGGAGCTCCTCTCATGACCCAACGAGCAATATCGACGTCCAGTCTGTCATTGCCCAAGGCTTTGCGGGACCAAGATATTTTCCCTCTGTTGAGCTACGATGA
- a CDS encoding uncharacterized protein (EggNog:ENOG41): MEPAYGGSRMSNYGPEAPGPAPTQAPPGPPPGPSGGYPLVYWHQQAPPPPPPVAQAPPPPPPSQHYASQPPPRMPFSHNANAEPLPPLRPPRGRAQPVQDDMMRDPMRGPSVHGMSNYYNPAPSRAYHHGYAAGPEPPLAPMQPLGSERILPNPQQPQSYMGPSGPGYASQISSQILSPTFGNPQPMSGPMAQSPPGTPQGMHSSMHRHRSTPSGSSDAGSGKYRKLQPAPVPAHRAWSNKPELKTIPYDHKETGSSAALPSSGPTQIRGWNVNQPRKRSKADKQDRAEAGNDRDDSR; the protein is encoded by the coding sequence ATGGAACCGGCGTATGGAGGCAGCCGAATGTCAAACTATGGACCTGAAGCTCCCGGCCCAGCTCCTACACAAGCGCCCCCTGGTCCTCCTCCAGGTCCCAGCGGAGGATATCCTCTTGTCTACTGGCATCAGCAGGCTCCTCCCCCTCCGCCCCCCGTTGCTCAGGCCCCTCCGCCcccaccaccatcacagcATTATGCGTCACAGCCTCCACCAAGGATGCCCTTCTCTCACAACGCAAACGCTGAGCCTCTCCCGCCTCTTCGACCACCTCGAGGCCGCGCTCAGCCTGTTCAAGATGATATGATGCGCGATCCAATGAGAGGGCCAAGTGTGCACGGCATGAGTAACTACTATAACCCTGCTCCATCTCGGGCTTACCACCATGGCTATGCTGCTGGCCCAGAGCCCCCTCTCGCTCCTATGCAGCCGCTCGGATCGGAAAGGATTTTGCCCAATCctcagcagccgcagtcCTACATGGGACCGTCTGGCCCTGGTTACGCATCTCAGATCTCATCTCAGATCCTATCGCCGACTTTTGGCAACCCCCAGCCAATGTCCGGCCCTATGGCCCAGAGTCCCCCGGGAACACCGCAGGGCATGCACAGCTCGATGCACCGCCATCGCTCTACCCCTTCGGGATCTTCAGATGCCGGATCTGGCAAATATCGCAAACTACAGCCTGCTCCAGTGCCCGCTCACCGGGCGTGGTCGAACAAACCGGAGCTAAAGACTATTCCCTATGATCATAAAGAAACGGGCTCGTCTGCCGCTCTCCCAAGTTCTGGTCCCACGCAAATTAGGGGATGGAATGTGAACCAGCCTCGGAAGCGAAGCAAGGCCGACAAGCAAGATAGAGCGGAAGCGGGAAATGACCGAGACGATTCCAGATAG
- a CDS encoding uncharacterized protein (EggNog:ENOG41), with amino-acid sequence MATETESSAREPATRGRGRGGRGGRAGRGRGGGRGGASSTSGVAKANFAKAGRGGTRRGRAKSFADSRVQAAYERQRDLKATYQAVAHALKPALQELADRSIEELLQRTGGHRFAPEHWPVVDELNQRLAKKLHLFDRQLEANLSLAEGTYSAEQYVLKQEFENGLEDLTERFDDGQANRLRILSTLISKDLPVDVRDDQYEYKVISDKSLDDDFGIYECYKDGHLVPYPSRVDGTEMWQRARDAEAAAAITAAANSSGSRGGRGRGRGSNKRRAQDQPDGQPTPKKSTRSNFDSQLLQAAPIAPAKGLLATEIESHIEGAPAEEESAPASPEPVNMPNGGATSTVVKFNGKLPAREKSPALPKNIGEPDEHGCRTYNQRPSMKEKGLASRLLAPRLFLYDEWDIGFRDSSNDSTKGHTRAKRGKYLDTPNSNGMHFDYWCNGYDYSNTRESDFDLALVKKHGVHPKYGIFLPTSTNEQGPKVPFVMPGKPVVYIAEPSGRISHASRSYQRTVNNRRVADAPVRVKMSASMRRFCKINGIPLDDVAISEYMPTDEELRDRSLGTAALELESKPDIEEASSTTDEQLVVSEEETAEPTQGGLAALSVLTYATAFVEAEEITRAVLPAPKPVPKPARYDAIRDVFTDSKPEEAPAPDTNSLNLNFLAELCNVETRLQEPEGYVPKTPAPLMLIAESGPDTRAQRDDMVPIAPLGHASIGGQHGPMEHMGGIHPKSPAWTRASAITTRWPASRSCPPLRDQSPSSTRQHLLSSP; translated from the exons ATGGCTACTGAGACTGAATCGTCCGCTCGGGAGCCAGCCACTCGTGGGCGCGGCAGAGGTGGGCGCGGTGGCCGtgctggccgaggccgaggtgGCGGTCGAGGCGgtgcttcttctacttcagGCGTCGCCAAGGCAAACTTCGCAAAGGCCGGCCGTGGAGGCACTCGCAGAGGCCGGGCTAAGAGCTTTGCCGACTCTCGCGTCCAGGCCGCCTACGAGCGCCAGAGAGATCTCAAGGCCACCTACCAAGCCGTGGCTCATGCCCTCAAGCCCGCTCTGCAGGAGCTCGCTGACCGGAGCatcgaggagctgctgcagaggacaGGCGGCCATCGGTTTGCGCCCGAGCACTGGCCCGTTGTCGACGAGTTGAACCAAAGGCTGGCTAAGAAGCTGCATCTCTTCGACCGCCAGCTCGAGGCCAATCTGAGCCTCGCCGAGGGCACTTACAGTGCCGAACAATATGTTCTAAAACAGGAATTCGAG AATGGCCTTGAGGACCTTACAGAACGATTCGACGACGGTCAAGCTAACCGTCTTCGTATCCTTTCCACTCTGATCTCAAAAGATCTTCCAGTTGAT GTCCGTGATGATCAATATGAGTACAAAGTCATCTCTGACAAATCTCTCGACGATGACTTCGGCATCTATGAGTGCTACAAAGATGGCCACCTGGTCCCCTATCCCTCACGTGTTGACGGCACGGAGATGTGGCAAAGAGCCCGcgatgctgaggctgctgctgccattacGGCTGCCGCCAACTCTTCCGGCTCccgaggaggcagaggccgtGGCCGAGGCAGTAACAAACGCCGCGCCCAGGACCAGCCAGATGGCCAGCCGACACCAAAGAAGTCAACTCGCAGCAACTTTGAtagccagctgctgcaggctgcCCCAATTGCTCCTGCCAAGGGTCTTCTCGCAACCGAGATTGAATCCCACATCGAGGGTGCTCCCGCAGAAGAGGAGTCAGCCCCTGCGTCTCCCGAGCCCGTCAATATGCCCAACGGCGGCGCTACCTCTACTGTTGTCAAGTTCAACGGCAAATTACCGGCTCGCGAAAAGAGTCCAGCTCTACCCAAGAATATCGGAGAACCTGATGAGCATGGCTGCCGCACTTACAACCAGAGGCCGTCCATGAAAGAGAAAGGGCTTGCTAGTCGCCTTCTCGCTCCACGTCTCTTCTTATACGATGAATGGGACATTGGCTTCCGTGATAGCTCCAACGACTCTACAAAGGGCCACACCCGCGCCAAACGAGGTAAATACCTCGACACGcccaacagcaacggcaTGCACTTTGACTACTGGTGCAACGGTTATGACTACTCCAACACCCGGGAATCCGACTTTGACCTGGCCCTCGTCAAAAAACACGGCGTCCATCCAAAGTATGGCATCTTCTTGCCTACCAGCACCAACGAACAGGGGCCCAAAGTTCCGTTTGTCATGCCCGGAAAGCCGGTTGTATATATTGCCGAGCCTTCTGGACGCATCTCTCACGCTTCGCGCTCATACCAGAGGACGGTTAACAACCGTCGTGTGGCTGATGCGCCAGTGCGAGTGAAAATGAGTGCATCTATGCGCCGATTTTGCAAGATCAATGGCATCCCCTTGGATGATGTTGCCATCTCAGAGTATATGCCTACTGACGAAGAGCTTCGCGATCGATCCTTGGGCACAGCTGCACTGGAACTTGAATCCAAGCCTGATATCGAAGAGGCTTCATCTACGACTGATGAACAGCTGGTTGTTTCAGAGGAGGAGACAGCCGAACCAACCCAAGGTGGTCTCGCCGCTCTTTCTGTCCTCACTTACGCGACTGCATTTGTTGAGGCCGAAGAGATTACACGAGCCGTTCTCCCTGCGCCCAAGCCCGTGCCCAAGCCTGCAAGATATGATGCCATTAGAGATGTCTTCACGGATTCCAAACCTGAGGAGGCGCCGGCCCCTGACACTAACAGCCTCAACCTCAATTTCTTGGCTGAGCTGTGCAACGTCGAGACACGTCTGCAGGAGCCCGAGGGTTACGTGCCCAAGACGCCAGCTCCTCTGATGCTCATTGCCGAATCCGGACCCGATACAAGAGCCCAGCGCGATGATATGGTGCCCATTGCACCTTTGGGACATGCTTCCATCGGTGGACAGCACGGCCCTATGGAGCATATGGGGGGGATACATCCGAAATCCCCAGCATGGACAAGAGCTTCCGCCATTACCACCCGTTGGCCAGCCTCACGCTCCTGTCCCCCCCTCAGGGACCAGAGCCCATCGTCTACCAGGCAGCACCTACTGAGCAGCCCATGA